CAGATGATAGATGAAAGTGTGTCATTACCAGAGAGAATATTTGAAGCTGAGCAGGCAGAGGCTCTATGTGCTGTGACACCTTTATCTGGTACTAAAGCAGAGTATCTTGTTAGTCACTGACGAAATACATATTCAATATTAAATGCTCACTGTAAACTTCTCAATTTCAGTCAtgtaaacaggaaaataacacagttatctttttcaaaattacagaaacaaatacatttgGTCTTCTCGTTTGGCCCCAGGCTCTGAAGGTTGAGTAGCCACAGGTTGCTACCACAGGTTTACATTGGCTTCTAACAGGATTCAGCCAACCACAATGAAGAAATCATAGTTCTTAGAAAGTGgtggtgtctgtgtgtgtgtgtgggggggggttcttgTTGATTTTAATACTGAAGCCTGCGGGACGGTAAAAATTTGAATACGGGCCGCATTGGACCCACATGCCGGACTTTGAACATGCCTTTGTTAGTGTTTGCAAGTTTTAGCACAATGCCATCGTTGGACACTTCGAGTGATAGTGTTTGAACAATAGACACCTAAGGAACTGGCATTGATGTCCTCCTGTATTCAGTTTGCTGCGAATGGAAACATTTGACAGGGACTGCCTATCCCTGGACTCTTAGATCGACTTCCCCTGAATcaggagaaaacaaaactatttaaaacCACCAGTAGGAGAGCAAAGACAACTGGAAAACAAGGATTGTTAAGCCGAGGTGCTTAAGTTGGGCAGCTGTGCTTAAGAAAGTAACTGGTACAGACATAAAAAAGCTCTCTTTAGTGTTTAGGTTTACTGACGGTGTGTCTTTTACACACTTTGTTGTCTTTGTTCTGGGAGCTCTATGCCTGATTACCTCCTGGTCCTCGCCATCCTCCAGCCTCTCCTGCCAGAAGTTTCTAAGACTGTGGAAGGAAATTGAGCCTCCGTCTTGGAAGCTGTGGTCCTGAGGGTGCTTATGCCACTCCAGCAGCTGTGGCACGGCCCGCTCATTCTCCACTGCCCACTCCAGCTCTTCCAGCATCTTCAGTGGCAGCATTGCCATGGTGATGTAGTAGAAAAGTCGCTGGCTGATGGCCTGTGCACAAGCTGGCCCCGCGTGACCGTCAAACACGGCAAAAAGAGTGCCGCCCGGAGCCGGCAGAAAGGTGGCGCTGCTTCGACTGTCTTCGCAAGGGTTGTTAGATGGCAGCATGTTACTATGGAAGCTGAGGACTCCATGAGAGGCGGGGCCTTTAGGGAAGGTATGACTGTACTCATTGGCCTGGGGATACATGGAGCATCATGTCATCTGTGGCTGAAATGTAGAAATTCTGAAATTTGCATTAGTCTTACCTTTAAGATTCTATTGATCTGAGCTGAACTCATCTGCCCTGCCTCCTGCCTCACCTGAGACCACCTGCTCCCAGTGCCTGCTGGGAATTGCAGACTGGGAAGTTTGGGAAGAAtaggagaggaggaaagggaTTGGTGCTGCTGGAATTTGAATCTGCAGCGTTTCCTGGAGGTTCCTGTTCTTCCCAACATGACGGCCCAACAGAATCAGTGGAACCCGAGGAGAAGAGGCTGGTTTGGATGGGAACCAGAGCAAACATCAATGAGAAACCCTTGATTCCTGCGTTCTGACAACAAAAATCTTTAAAGCCACTTTCAGTTCTGCATCTCATTTAATCCTTTAAACCAGAAAACCCAACAACCTCAGATCCTGATCTTCACAGACACTAACTGGAaccagtcacagtcccatcgCATATTAGTTAACTTGTCTTTAATGGGTAAGACAGCTAAGGAAAGGCATGAAAAACTCCCAACAGCTGCTTTCAGCTTTCTACATAACCAAACCACGATCCACTTGTACCGATAAAAAAATGGGTTCTGTGCTCATATTTGTAGACAATTTATGATCCAAATATATGTAAAGGACAGGTATTggccaaaacaaacagaaccccTGAAGGATCACAGCTGGAAAGTTTTAAACCTTCAACTTCCCTGTAACTGAATTCATCTTCTCAGTCATGTGGGTAATATTAAGATTATTTGAACTGCAGAACCACCAGACCAGAAACCACACATGCACCTGGATTCccatgtttctgttgttcaaCACTCACCCGGGCTGACCTTCCCGCCGTCTTTCCCCTCTGCTCCACTTTCCTGGGCTCAGTCTAAGGCGTTTATTCAGAACCGCCTTTTTTCATCTCTCAGAATGAGGACAGAACAGATATTGGAGGTGGTTGTGATTGCTGGAGATGTTGATTTCCTGGTGAACTTGCTGTTTCCTGTAGCTGGACAGGAGAGCTAGCGGTTCTCTCTGACCTCTGACAATTCATATCTACGTAATAAGTCACCCATTACTGAGTTGCACTTTACCTTCCTCTCCGATTCAAACACAGACCATTGAGGTTCCGTCTGACTGGACAAGTGATCATGGAAACACAACCTCCTACCCGAGTCTCCACCTCCACAATCCTCAAAACCTAAACCTGTAACATTTTAACTCTCAGGGTTTAgtcaaagaacagaaaaagaatgttttcaatttaaatCTCTCACTGTTCTTAAAGTTATCCGGGTTTCTGAGTATGACCTTGCTACAGTGTCTCTCTCAAATGACTTAACATCTGGGTTAGGTATCAGTATTCACTCAGTGAAATACATAAGTGCGTCTGGTGTCCTGCTTTGAAAGCAAaactttttcaatttaaaaagatgaagGTGTGTTTAGGTTTGTGAAAGCTCACAGAAGGCTGTTCGGACCAGAACAAATTCAGTCAAAACTTGAAGAGAGCTGCAATTTTAAGTTTCCATAATTAACACCGTGAAGAccaatgttttttaatgaaacaaaatgacatGGCTCTAAAAATTTTCTTAAAGTAACCAgaacacgtgtgtgtgtgtgtatgattAAAGCTTCCTAAACAATGCGATTTGTTTTACATACACCCAAACTGCATGGtgattcatttagaaaaaaagacaaatgtataCAGATATATGGGACTTCATATGCACAGAGGACTGACACATGACAAACCACACTTTAGTTACAACTTTATTAGAACTTTTTCCACATACTATGAAGGTTGACGAATATAAAGAACAATACAGGTAAAACGTGGGCAAACAAGACGGTTAGAAATCTGCAGAGATGTTGGTGGCGTTCAGCTTCAGCTCTGCGATGTGCACCTCAATCCTCCTGTGCAGCTCCTCCATGGAGGTGGACAGCGTGTCGTACAGCGcctgcatgcacacacatgtcAGCCAGGATCTAGGAAGGCGCTCACAGTGGGGAGCATTTTGATCGCTCACCTGAGCTTTCTCGGTCTCCTTGCTGCACACGTCTCTCAGGCTCTTCATCTTGGCCTTCAGCTGCTGTGTTTCTCCGGAAATTTCCTGGATTTTGTCAGCCATCTCCTCGCGCTTCTGGTGGATCTGGTTGCACTCCCTGGAGAACATTTCAATTATTTCAGATCCAAATACATGAACATAGCAATTACTTGTATGGTTCCTGCATGCAAAGATGTTGAAGTTGTACCCCAACACTTCTTGAACGTGCTGCTCCTTCATCTCCCTCTTCTTCTGCCTCCTAATGTTCTGCTTGTGTTCTTTATCCAGCTTCATGGCATGAGCTCGCTTTAGCTGGCTCTCCTCCACGCAGAGGTTTTTCAGCTCCTTCTGCTTTTTCTCATACTGAGCCATCAGCTCCTGGCCCTGGGTTTCAGTCGTCAAAACTTAATGAACGCCAGAGCAAAGTGATGAAGGTCATTACGATTGGTCTGTATTGTACCTCCTCCTGCCGCTGCTTGGTGTTGTTCATGCTGGTTTCCAGGTCCTGAAGGAGGCTCAGCATCTGCTGGATCTCAGCCTCGGTCTGGGTCACACCTTGCATCATGTTCTGCAGCTCGACAATGCGCTCATCCGTCTCTTCCTGCACGCACAAAACTATGCGTCACCCTTCCCCACGTCAGCCTGAAGGGGGCGCATCTTCTTTGTGACTCACAATGCTGTTCTTTATGTTTTTCACGTTCTCCTTCATCTTCTCCATCTGGCTCTTCAGCTCCTCCGGAGACTCCACAATCTGAGACTTCAGGCTGCTGATGTCTTCCTTCAGGTTGGTGATTTCCACCTTCACCTGAGCCTGATCACACGCAAACACGGATGAAAACAGGATGAGGACAGAGACGCACATACCAGAGATGTTCTAGTTTCACGTACCAGCTTCTGCGTCTTCTCTGCAATCTTGGATTTCCACTCTGTGATGCTGTCATTTTTAGCGTTCTGAAAAGGAAACCAGTATTTGCTTGGTCTGACAAGCACAGGCTTCATGGTTCTGACAGCGATTCCTCGCCACCTACCACTTCCTGATACTCGTGCATGGTGGTGGTCTGCAGTTCGGACAGAGCGGCCGCCAACTCGTCAGCCTCAGCCTGCTGCTCGGGTGGAATGGTCCTGTAGGAGCAGGCGAGGAACCTGTGAGCCTTTGAAGCcgtgtgtttaactccagcacTGATTTGAAAGAAACTCATCAAAGGCTTACGTCAACATCTCAATCTTCTTCTCAGCTTCCAGGTTGCCTTTGGTGTAAGTCTGCAGTTTGTCCAAGTCTGCCCTCTGATGAggaaacaacaacatttgtttAAACGATTATTCTCCTTTATAAAACAATCAGAATTGAACAGAGTTTAGCACTTTACAAACGTGCCTGCAGAAcatgatttatttgaaaaaaacagaaatgaacatttatCCAGAAAACCTAATTGAGAAGCAGCTCTCATGTACCTGGAAAAGccactgcaaaaataaataaataaataaaaacaggcaacaagcaaaagaaaaggGTTCTGAGACCCAGCCTCACATAAAATAGACTGTTTCAAAGCAAAACTTTGTTCTGTGATGCGACGAATCCAAAAGTGATGTTCTTGTTTGTTATTTGGGACATTGTGTACTCTGGGCTAAAAGGCAGAGACCTTCCAGCATGTTGTCAGTGTTCTCCTGCAGTGAGAGCTATGTAGAAGATTTATAGCTTCTTTAACCTCATAAGACCTGGTGTCCACGTGTGTGGACATCACACTATGGGTTATATTACCACAGTAGTTCATTCTGCtcaactggggccctgtgactatGTGTGTACATCAaatattaaagacaaaaatacgTCACAAACCCAAAACAGACAAGCATGGGACAaacttttacacaaaaacaaacaagactgaaaaaaagggtttccaAGGAAACCAAGAAGCTTGACACCCAAAATTTCTTCTGAGCGTTAGGAAAAACAGACAAGATGCTGCACCGTGCTAATGTCCAAATACTGAGAGACACAGCACCACCCCCCTTTAATTATGGAGAAAACTAAACGTTTGTACTGGCATACCCATTCTAGTGAATTAATGATTGCCAAACATAGTTAAAAAGTCTTTTAGTTTGCGTTCCTATTGAAATTTAAACAGTTGACCCACTTTTCCAGGATTGAGTTGCACATAAAATCAAATGATTCTGAAAATGACGTACAAACTTGGCTTGTTTCTCCATGATCATCTCCATCCGCTGCTTCCTGAAGTGCAGAAAGTTCATGATGGCACTTAGGATGGTCAGGGTCCTCtgcttttctgtaaaaacaacagatggccttttatcaaagaaaaaacaaaaaactgaaaacaaaggctcatttaaaaaaacgaacTAATTGTCTAAGAATATTTTTAACCGTggaaactttccaaagaaacCCTCTTTGAGAGAAAGGAACAGACACTCTTTTTACTATTTATTATGTAGaatctttatcattttaaaatgtcttttaagaATCAATAAATGCTTGTTTTACATGAGTTTGCATTGAACaaaggtgaaacttttcttgatGAAAAGGAtcagttctttaaaaaagaaaagaaaaaagaaaaaaaaattcaaataaaatcaatccATGGGTTGGAAAATTGAATGTTCTTTTTCAAACCCCTCAGCGCGCTGAACAAACACGATGAGAGCCAAAGAACTTAGCTGTGAGAGCTGAGATCCCATCAACCAGACTTACTGGGAGCCAGCAGGTCATTCAGAGAGAAATCGTACACCAGGCACACGGGCAGGAACTGTCGCCTGAGAACACACACAGAAGAACCACATGAACGTTCACGCTCCCACAGCCTGACAAAATGAGAAGCAGAGACTCACATGCGTGTGTACACGCTCATGATGACGGTGGCG
The nucleotide sequence above comes from Oryzias latipes chromosome 5, ASM223467v1. Encoded proteins:
- the nuf2 gene encoding kinetochore protein Nuf2 is translated as MTENTFPVCNAEAIVNFYRTEILTGQEAKQLTKGDLTPVPKPETVQTLYMRVLHLLYRFRPECHSMVPMLENIQYPEYHEGATVIMSVYTRMRQFLPVCLVYDFSLNDLLAPKKQRTLTILSAIMNFLHFRKQRMEMIMEKQAKFRADLDKLQTYTKGNLEAEKKIEMLTTIPPEQQAEADELAAALSELQTTTMHEYQEVNAKNDSITEWKSKIAEKTQKLAQVKVEITNLKEDISSLKSQIVESPEELKSQMEKMKENVKNIKNSIEETDERIVELQNMMQGVTQTEAEIQQMLSLLQDLETSMNNTKQRQEEGQELMAQYEKKQKELKNLCVEESQLKRAHAMKLDKEHKQNIRRQKKREMKEQHVQEVLGECNQIHQKREEMADKIQEISGETQQLKAKMKSLRDVCSKETEKAQALYDTLSTSMEELHRRIEVHIAELKLNATNISADF